One window of Vanessa cardui chromosome 5, ilVanCard2.1, whole genome shotgun sequence genomic DNA carries:
- the LOC124529622 gene encoding mitochondrial dicarboxylate carrier, translating to MAKAKEIRVSQWYFGGLASAGAACITHPLDLLKVQMQTQKGKNISMFQLTGIVLRNQGVMGLYNGISASLLRQLTYSTARFGIYEVAKQQLTPKDGSAIPFYMSAFLAGLGGFAGGFVGNPADLVNVRMQNDVKLPPEQRRNYKNAIHGIYRVAAQEGVLRLWAGASMTCSRAALMTIGQLSFYDQIKTILLASPYFGDNVATHVMSSLLAGAIATTLTQPVDVLKTRAMNAKPGEVKSIFKLIQNTATEGPLAFFKGYIPAFVRLAPHTILTFVFLEQLRMNFGYIKSIDL from the exons ATGGCAAAGGCAAAGGAAATTCGTGTATCGCAATGGTACTTTGGCGGTCTAGCTTCTGCTGGAGCCGCTTGTATCACTCACCCTCTGGACTTATTAAAGGTTCAAATGCAGACTCAAAAAGGAAAAAACATTTCGATGTTTCAGCTTACTGGAATAGTTTTAAGAAATCAAG GTGTCATGGGACTTTACAATGGTATCTCAGCCTCTCTGTTACGTCAACTCACATATTCTACAGCCAGATTTGGAATTTATGAAGTAGCAAAACAACAACTTACACCCAAAGAT GGCTCAGCAATTCCATTCTATATGTCAGCATTTTTAGCTGGCTTAGGAGGTTTCGCTGGAGGCTTTGTTGGTAACCCAGCAGACTTAGTAAATGTCCGCATGCAAAATGATGTTAAACTTCCTCCAGAGCAAAGAAGGAA ctATAAGAATGCGATTCATGGGATATATCGTGTAGCTGCGCAAGAAGGCGTTTTGCGATTGTGGGCTGGGGCTTCAATGACGTGCAGCAGAGCAGCCTTGATGACTATTGGCCAATTGTCATTTTACGACCAAATAAAGACAATATTGCTAGCATCGCCTTATTTTGGTGATAATGTGGCGACACATGTGATGTCAAGTTTGCTAGCT ggaGCCATTGCAACGACACTCACACAGCCAGTAGATGTCTTAAAGACAAGAGCAATGAATGCGAAACCAGGTGAGgttaaaagcatttttaaacTGATTCAGAACACTGCCACTGAGGGACCTCTAGCATTTTTCAAAGGCTACATTCCAGCATTTGTAAGACTTGCCCCACACACTATCCTAACATTTGTTTTCTTAGAACAGCTAAGAATGAACTTTGGCTATATTAAGAGCATAgatctttaa
- the LOC124529815 gene encoding uncharacterized protein LOC124529815: MINRLGTIIIKRMTSDILTSLQLEKTFDSSRIIVVKELNGCDSSFITSCVLGHCVKNKNAVFVISAHHSLQHYHHIGLKMNYNLQKSVDSGIINFYDVGEVITNSILDNKCLTSQEIWLKIKEILLEMHKKFNSVNVIFDGVSHLFDLQLNIRQVNEICKELIDLIRSLSNSYLILQCNVACDDDITYVLANLLSHKANTLAEVESLSSGLSADVSGHLNIKYLSNKYENEHRYIFEPRSAQYLFKLFDRGVKLLAPGTV; this comes from the exons ATGATAAAT CGTCTTGGAACGATAATTATTAAGAG aatgACTTCAGATATACTGACAAGTTTGCAGTTGGAGAAAACTTTTGATTCAAGCAGAATAATTGTTGTTAAAGAATTAAATGGCTGTGATAGTTCTTTTATTACAAGTTGTGTTCTTGGACactgtgtaaaaaataaaaatgccgTATTTGTTATATCAGCGCATCACTCATTACAACATTATCATCACATAGGTCTTAAAATGAACTATAATTTGCAAAAATCTGTGGACTctggtattattaatttttatgatgtTGGCGAAGTTATAACAAACTCTATATTAGACAATAAATGTTTAACATCACAAGAAATTTggttgaaaataaaagaaattttattggaAATGCACAAAAAATTCAATTCTGTGAATGTTATTTTTGATGGAGTGTCTCATTTATTTgacttacaattaaatattagacAAGTTAATGAAATTTGCAAAGAACTAATTGATCTTATAAGAAGTTTGAGCAATTCCTACTTAATACTGCAATGCAATGTAGCATGTGATGATGATATTACGTATGTTTTAGCAAATTTACTTTCACATAAAGCAAATACTTTAGCTGAGGTAGAAAGTTTATCGTCAGGCTTAAGTGCAGATGTATCGGGTCATTTAAATATCAAGTACCTAAGTAATAAGTATGAAAATGAACACAGGTACATCTTTGAACCAAGATCAGCGCAATAcctgtttaaattatttgatagaGGAGTTAAATTACTGGCACCAGGCAcagtttaa